The proteins below come from a single Triticum aestivum cultivar Chinese Spring chromosome 5D, IWGSC CS RefSeq v2.1, whole genome shotgun sequence genomic window:
- the LOC123120603 gene encoding uncharacterized protein: protein MAAKEADGDRFIEMLSAGALYRGGEWERKYWSCSRGKDRHPYPVGYHAVRHFSGISYAMEIQQGPRGPVFQVTSTEGDCATGQTPDIAWKNFHKKTGAKVRDWQRAGSFPQKIDGVELFGFKNASVQRLLRQLLVDSTGFGIDMPSPKIYGAASPSTDTVAADVSDDHEEQHVCLDKTVVTAKRSMNPIQEEGTAKRAHNQDMLTSVGNITVELDKSARQSFNKGDPVSNSQLSVVSTPICMPPLLEEKPCDSKCTLVNDNLGDYVPSSSQEDGLSSSSYLGSEKSDLEVAEKEVARSMMTFLLPQAIPLLEKTYRRRKVKQKKKEDAVLARSVAAQNPSADGCKGATWPTSVGNGSQTHVHKEPLCKAVKDIGPNDDCMKEHISKSDDMKAVVADSFEDDGQIGGDSRSKPTGAHHEFDDACSKEPKENLKLLKSTRENHAQFSESQVEVHNRKDIPDVVYDHEKGQYVLSDSLLACLEEEFGMDDSSHPAHYNHGNSNVEPVQRKQQLKDPKEGNNGSSISTDRTGDKNMGNGHDVSHALSNINHVNGLLSKHPGTAARGSDHHLELMGCYLHPMPVLSIMLNTKDSSSLHIYVLCGSSESCKRFLYVYDITLNDHHEKPPNFVGYTTLLLPSLEQASTGNSTLGRSGIQFTPDGQFLVLLSSIRIPCCRMQSIDCSCSLCKVDQCGDNSLKIVSVNLGYISLLTKLMPSGTVSCFLISEPNYVVAAEDSRNLHVWIMVAGWSVISEEYVISSSGNVGPSILELRKMPKSSSLIIGHDGAGGFCLWDISKRTLLSTFAAPGNIVFQILPLGLCSLQEDVVHASVDDIERRLQEITVSDMSEKDDGESSLMLSGKDIAVWIMVSSASVAEYQHDLRAKEHNARWRLALLANNKVLMGNIFDPRATSVDACGNHGFAGTHGGFFYIWELSSGRKLTSTQCFNCARVSCVAVDAKSSVVAVADDGCQLLLYTQKRV from the exons ATGGCGGCGAAGGAGGCCGACGGGGACCGCTTCATCGAGATGCTGTCGGCGGGGGCGCTTTACCGCGGCGGCGAATGGGAGCGCAAGTACTGGAGCTGCTCAAGG ggcaaggaccgccaCCCATACCCAGTGGGCTATCACGCCGTCCGCCATTTCTCCGGGATATCGTACGCCATGGAGATACAGCAAGGACCCAGAGGGCCTGTATTCCAG GTCACATCCACCGAGGGAGATTGCGCGACAGGGCAGACACCGGATATAGCTTGGAAGAACTTCCACAAGAAGACAGGGGCCAAAGTCAGGGACTGGCAGAGAGCGGGGAGCTTCCCTCAGAAGATTGACGGTGTCGAG CTTTTTGGGTTCAAAAATGCATCTGTTCAGAGACTGCTTCGTCAGCTTCTAGTAGATTCGACTGGATTTGGAATAGACATGCCTTCTCCAAAAATTTATGGTGCTGCTTCACCGTCAACTGATACGGTTGCAGCTGATGTTTCTGATGATCACGAAGAGCAGCATGTTTGTTTGGACAAGACAGTTGTAACTGCTAAAAGAAGTATGAACCCGATCCAGGAGGAAGGTACTGCTAAGAGAGCCCACAACCAGGATATGTTGACCTCAGTTGGTAACATCACAGTAGAGTTGGATAAATCTGCTCGTCAAAGTTTCAACAAG GGAGATCCTGTAAGCAACTCACAGTTGTCTGTTGTCTCTACTCCAATATGCATGCCTCCATTGCTGGAGGAAAAACCCTGTGATTCGAAATGCACTCTGGTTAATGATAATTTGGGAGATTATGTTCCAAGTTCATCTCAGGAAGATGGTTTATCTTCCAGTTCTTATTTAGGCTCTGAAAAGTCTGACCTGGAAGTAGCAGAGAAGGAAGTAGCTAGGTCTATGATGACATTTTTGCTTCCCCAAGCTATCCCCCTTCTGGAGAAAACTTACAGAAGAAGGAAGGTTaagcaaaaaaagaaagaagatgCAGTTTTAGCGAGAAGTGTTGCAGCTCAAAATCCCTCTGCTGATGGTTGCAAAG GTGCCACTTGGCCTACAAGTGTTGGGAATGGCTCTCAAACACATGTACACAAGGAACCTCTGTGTAAGGCGGTTAAAGACATCGGCCCTAATGATGATTGCATGAAAGAACATATCTCTAAATCAGACGACATGAAAGCCGTTGTCGCAGATAGTTTTGAGGATGATGGACAGATTGGGGGTGACAGCAGATCCAAACCTACGGGTGCTCACCATGAGTTTGATGATGCATGCTCTAAGGAACCTAAGGAGAACTTAAAGTTGCTAAAGAGCACAAGGGAAAATCATGCTCAATTTTCTGAGAGTCAGGTTGAGGTACACAATAGAAAGGATATTCCTGATGTGGTATATGATCATGAGAAAGGTCAGTATGTTTTGTCTGATTCGCTCCTTGCTTGTCTAGAGGAAGAGTTTGGCATGGATGATAGTTCCCACCCCGCGCACTACAATCATGGTAACAGCAATGTTGAACCAGTGCAGCGCAAACAGCAGTTGAAGGACCCAAAAGAAGGCAACAATGGCTCTTCAATATCCACAGATAGGACAGGTGACAAGAACATGGGCAATGGACACGATGTTTCTCATGCACTTTCAAACATTAATCATGTGAATGGTCTACTATCCAAACACCCAGGAACAGCAGCAAGAGGATCAGATCATCATCTAGAACTTATGGGCTGCTACCTGCACCCGATGCCCGTCTTGTCTATCATGCTGAACACCAAAGACAGTAGCAGCTTACATATTTATGTACTTTGTGGATCTTCAGAGAGCTGTAAGAGATTTCTCTACGTATATGACATCACTCTTAATGATCACCATGAGAAACCACCTAATTTTGTCGGTTACACTACCCTTCTACTACCCTCATTGGAGCAGGCTTCTACCGGGAAT TCTACACTTGGAAGATCCGGGATACAGTTTACACCTGATGGGCAGTTTCTTGTCCTCCTTAGCAGTATACGGATACCATGTTGCAG GATGCAAAGCATTGATTGTTCATGCTCCTTGTGTAAAGTGGATCAGTGCGGTGACAATTCTCTGAAAATTGTATCTGTTAACTTGGGCTACATCTCGCTGTTGACCAAATTGATGCCTTCTGGGACAGTGTCTTGCTTTTTGATATCTGAGCCAAATTATGTTGTAGCAGCGGAAGACAGCAGAAACTTGCATGTATGGATTATGGTCGCTGGATGGAG TGTGATCTCTGAGGAGTATGTCATTTCTAGTTCCGGTAATGTGGGTCCCTCAATACTGGAGCTTAGAAAAATGCCAAAAAGCAGCTCTCTCATTATTGGCCATGATGGCGCAGGTGGCTTTTGTTTGTG GGACATCTCCAAGCGAACACTTTTGTCAACTTTTGCAGCTCCAGGGAACATCGTCTTCCAGATTCTTCCTCTAGGCCTCTGTAGTTTACAGGAGGATGTCGTTCACGCTTCAGTTGATGATATAGAGAGAAGGTTACAAGAGATCACAGTGAGTGACATGTCAGAAAAAGATGATGGTGAGTCCAGTCTGATGTTATCAGGAAAAGATATAGCAGTTTGGATTATGGTATCTTCTGCTTCAGTAGCTGAGTACCAACATGACCTTCGAGCAAAAGAACACAATGCTCGATGGAGGCTAGCTCTGCTGGCAAACAATAAAGTTTTAATGGGAAATATTTTTGATCCAAG GGCTACTTCTGTAGATGCCTGTGGTAACCATGGATTTGCTGGAACACATGGAGGTTTCTTCTATATCTGGGAATTATCTTCTGGGAGAAAGCTTACCAGCACACAGTGCTTCAATT GTGCTCGAGTTTCCTGTGTTGCTGTTGATGCCAAATCAAGCGTAGTGGCAGTAGCTGACGATGGCTGCCAGCTATTACTTTACACTCAAAAGAGGGTGTAA